The stretch of DNA TACATGTTATTAAGTGGTAGTGCACTATTAGCTTCTGGTATTGTTGTTGAAGCTGCTAAATTTAGTGTAATCCAATCAATTTCTGCCTCAGAGGGACCGAGGCCACGCTAGgctaggcaaggcaaggcacatttatttgtatagcacatttcagcaacagggcaactcaaagtgctttacatataGTGCAAAAGGAGGACATAAAACAGCAAAtttaaacatacaatattattttttttaaaagaaaaagagaaagtatTAAAATAGCTAAGATATACGCTACCTTCAGTATTTCTTATTCTGGTTCTCTGGTGCAACAACCAGGATCTGCTCCATGTTGGATTCTCTCTCTGAGGTCAACATACACAACGCAACATTTCTGTTTCTACATGTGAACGCAGCGGACACATTAAATGTCTGTCCTTCACCAGGATTTTATTGGTGGTGactgagataaaaaaaatgtgacttgTGAAATGatactttttgtgaaatatttccttttctCCCGTAATGGCAATTTCCAATGTCCTTTTTCCCAGTAGACATTAACACATGTAATTTCGACGAGATGTTATCTCTATCTATTATTTATTGTGGTATGAGATTAATATATCAGTTTGTTTCCTGTTCTGCAGGTTGTAGTCCGCTGCTTTGTTAAGGCCCCTATCCTCAAACTATAAGTTCTAGAAACGCCAAGTGAGATCAAACAATTCTTGATTTTGCTGTGGATGCCCCCATGATGGGGTCTTTGCACCCCATTGGGTCATTAGAaaccagggttgggaaggttgtcaaaaagtaaaaagtctgacatgggcttaattggacaccatttaaacccatgtgtattccaaataagcccactttgtgatttatttacaaaatatataaaaaatattgatttcaaagaattaaaaacagtaatgtgtattcagtaacatgttaaatattaaaaaattaggaaaaaCCTTAAAAATCTTAAAAGGTCTGAGTTCAGAGGCCCTTtctaatcatcaacattttcataagtaactgtaatttaatgacaatttttctcagtaactgtaatgaattacagttacatttattttgtgattaaatCACATAATGCCATTACATGTAGCTAATTATTCCCAAACACTGTAAGAAACTGTCCAAACATCTTAAACAAAATGTCCTTTCAACCATTAATGcaacatttatttcaatttcCCATCCAACCAgcagaggggggaaaggaaCCAGTGATGCCAAGCCCAGCACACACAATCCTGTTATTACACAACACCCATTTCACTGATGCAGGCTCCACAGAGAAGCTGCTctcttaataaaatatttaaatgaactgATCAAAGAAAATGCTACTCATTATTCCAATAATGATACTACAACACGTTAATCCTTAGTGGTAGTCGATTATAGACATGTCAAACTAACAGGACTAGGTTTTCtgcaataatgttttttttattgtaaaatgacTTCTGATTTAATTTTGTTTCTATTATCTTATATAACTTGATAAAAACGTTCCATGTGATTCTTGAAATTAATGTGTGATGAAAGACAAAAATTCTTCACAAAGCTCAACATAGTCTTGTATTTAAAGAGTTAGGGTTCTCTTGAGGAACACGTGGCAGGTTGTACATACTgacttgttaaataaatatgaggGAACACCAAAatagaggaaacagtgtttATTGCCGAGCAGCATTTAATTCAGAACACAGCGGCATTATGTTTTAGCCAAATAACTGTAGGCTCGAGGTGACAGCAACAGTCAGTGCAACCAAAATGActcttcacattaaaaacaagaacACTGAAAGAGGGACACAGTAgagtaaaaaaagaataaaataaaatcaatgaattCATGTGTTTGTAAAGGGTAAACATAATGAACACTGATAAACTGCACCCTGACACCCAGCTCTGGGCAACATTCGAGTTTGTCAACAACATGCAAATTGTGACCAACAGAAATGAATTATATGTTAAATACATTATGTAGATTATCTGTTACATATCAAATGTGGGTGTATATATGCATTTCCCTTAGAGCAAATCCCTCATATATTATCTGTGTCATATGTGCATATTACtgtagaaatattaaaaatctGTTTGGTCCAGGTTTTAGACACAGTCTGTAAACAtttttacaggaaaaaaaacaacataaaacattagaTATGTGCTGTCTGTTGAGCATATAGTCCCAGTAAGTGCCTCATTCTCTACTGAGGAAAGCCCATTGCCACAATCCATTGAGAAATCCGCCAGTTTAGCACTGCCTGGTTAACTGGTAAACACACATATGTGGTAAAACATGATTTGACACATACATCTAGTTAAAGGCCAACACTCTTCATTTCAGCATCACTATAATAAACAAATAggcttttgtttatttaaatattcagaGATTATTACTGATTTGAGTCTTGGTTGTCTCCACCGGTTGGCGAGCAAGTTGGATCTATTCTGGGCATTTTTACGCCAAATAAAATCCAACTAACAGAATATATAGCTTTAGAGTGAGTGTTATCGCCAAAAATGGGTCTTAAATCATGTTGTACACGTTATGTTAACAGCCACTCAAACAGTCGATTATTAATGTACAGTTTGGCCTCATTCACAATCACGGCACACATCTGGGCTTCATTCATACAGAAGAAACAACATTAGAGTCCGACGAGCTTATGTGCTGATCAGCAGCCGTCTGTCTGTCCGACTAGTGCACCTGAACTTCATGTGGCAGCAGCTGACAGCCGCTGCTGACATGAGTGAGGACTTTCTGTTTCAGCTGGGCCACTTGCTCCCTCAGCAGGCTCGCCGTCGAGGCCAGATCGGTGTTTTGGTTTTTCAGCGTTTTGACCTTGTCCTCCAGTCTGGAGATCCTCTCCAGTTTACGCATCCGACACTTGGACGCCGCTATCCGGTTCCTGAGCCTCTTCCTCTCGGCTTTGACGCGCTCCTGTGACTCCATGTCGATGGGAGACAGTGGCGGACTGTCCCCGAAGCTCTGCACGTCCGGGACCGTCTGAGGCTCCTCCTTCGCTGATTGGACCCGCGAGAGCTCCGGAGGGGTTCCCCCGAAATGAAGCGACGGAGGAGGCGGGAAAGGGACCGTGTCCGTGGCGTAGTTGACAGTGGTTCCCAGTGGCCCGCTGCCGTAGCTGTTCAAGTTTGTGTACACCGGGGGATCCGGCTGCACAGACACCGGGGCGATGTTGGCGCTGAGCTCCAGGCTGCTGCCGGTCTGCTCGGCTCCGGTCAGCTGGTTCTGCTTGTGTAAATCCTCCAGCGCCTTTACGAAGCCCTCCGCGAACTCCTGCTCGTCCGTGACCGTCTTGGGGAACAGAAACTGGGCGCTGGTCGGGGTCGTGGTGACCATGCCGTTGGACTGGATGATGAGCCTCTCCAGCTCCGGTGAGGCCAGCTTGAGGAGCCCCAGGTCCGGGGAGCTGAGGATGCTCTCGGCGTCGCGGAGATGAGGCTTGAGGTCTGAGTCGAAGTTAATATCCTTCTTCATCATTCTTCCCGTGGTTGAAACTGATCTACAGAGTCCTGTCCATTACCTCACAGAGACGAACATTCGTGTTAAAATATCTTAAGGTATAATTGTAATATATTTCCTCTCCTCACTGAAGCTGCTGATCCTTTGCTGCTCTCGCGCAAGATCTCAGTGTACTGTAAAACACGCCCGTGCTCACTGCCTCGAGCTTTTCTACGTCACACCAAAGCGCGCGCACTGGGcagaaattagatttttatttgaataaaaaaaaccgGAGGAGGTCTCACTCTGCGCAACTTTCTGTGATTCATCCCTAATAAAGAGgtgctttgtgtttcttttatacagtctatggtttctcCCAAATACGTAAGTGTTGTAGACAGTGAGATTT from Scomber japonicus isolate fScoJap1 chromosome 7, fScoJap1.pri, whole genome shotgun sequence encodes:
- the jund gene encoding transcription factor jun-D, producing MMKKDINFDSDLKPHLRDAESILSSPDLGLLKLASPELERLIIQSNGMVTTTPTSAQFLFPKTVTDEQEFAEGFVKALEDLHKQNQLTGAEQTGSSLELSANIAPVSVQPDPPVYTNLNSYGSGPLGTTVNYATDTVPFPPPPSLHFGGTPPELSRVQSAKEEPQTVPDVQSFGDSPPLSPIDMESQERVKAERKRLRNRIAASKCRMRKLERISRLEDKVKTLKNQNTDLASTASLLREQVAQLKQKVLTHVSSGCQLLPHEVQVH